The Gemmatimonadota bacterium genome segment TACGGCGGCCATGACTCTCCACCGTCGCTTCTTCATCGGTTTAGTCCATCGGGGTCACAGAAGGAAGGCAAACGGTACCGGGGCACAGTGTCACCAGCAACGGGCTCGCCGCGGCTCTGGCGAGCCCTGGACCGTCCCCTCACGTTGTGTGCGAACGTCCCCCTGCATGGATGCAGCTCATGACTGAGGGCAAGATGAGAGATCAGGCGATCGGCCACCCGGCGCTCACCGACCCTCCGACCGCCCTCGCCAACCGGCTGCACTTCGAACTGGTGTACAGCTACCTCTTCGAAGCGGGCGACCGTGGCGTGGCGCTGACCGTATTGTTGCTCTCGTTCGGGACCGACGAATTCGAATCGAGCGATCCCGAGACCCTACGCACGCTCGGCGGGCGGATCCAGGACACGACGCGGACCGCCGATCTGGCGGCACACTTGGGTCACGGGCGTTTCGTCGTTCTCCTCTTCAGCACCAACATCGCGGGCGGCCGAATCGCCGCAGACCGCGTCGAAGAGGCGGTGGGCGAGCTCGATCTCGGACGAGTGTCGATCGGTCTCGCGATGTATCAGCAGGGTATGAAGGACCCATCCGAGTTGCTCGAGGCTGCAGACCGCGCATTGCGTGCCGCGGAGGAGGCTGGGGGAGGAGTGGAGCTGGCGTAGAAGGGTCCAGCAGCCCGTGGTGCGCGACGCCCACACCGAGGAACCAACGTCGGCTATCGGTATCGATGCCCCAGTTCAGATCCAATTGGGTGTCAGCGTCCGACGCATAGGCAAGGCCCGACGTCGTCGAACGGGAAACTGTAGCCGGCATTGAGCGCAAGCCCGAGCGCGTCGGTGAGCGCGAATTCCCCGACCAGCGTGGCCGCACCGCTCGCCTTGCGCGACGAGAAAGCCTCCGAGCCGACCGGGAGCGTGGTGGCGAGCACCGTCGAAATGCGCGGGCCGTCTCCGCCTAACAGGGACACCTTCAGCCCCACAGCCGGATCCGGTGCCCCCAGGTCCTCGTCCCTGATCACGATCGAGCCAGGCAGGACGCGGATCTCGATTCCGCCAACGCCGTAGCATACCAGGCTTTGACCGAACGTGGAGGCGTCGGCGCCCCTACCGGGAGAGGCCTCGATTCCGACCTCTAGCTGGACGACACCCGGGCCTACGACGTGGGCGCCATCGCCCAGTCCCGGCCGGTCCGGTAGTATCGTCTCCGCCACTTCCTGCGCGCCGGAGGGGGTCGCAACGCTGACCACCGCGCCGCAAAGGAGAAGTATCGACGAGCTCCGGATCACCAGTGGCCCGCGTAGCCCAGCGAGTAGTCTGAGAGCTCCGCGGCTAGGTACTGCCGGTGCAGGCGGTTCAACTGACGCACATGGATGAAGTCGTGCGCCAGCCAAGAGGTCAGCACACCGCCCGCAGGCAAGGGACCCGCGCTCGGATGGTTGTAGACCCGCGACCAATCGGGCTGATCCAGCCCTTCGAGCCAACGTAGGGACCGCGCCCGCCGCGTCATCAGCCGCTCCACGGATTGGCGCAGCTCGCGTGAGTTGTACTGCCGGTCTCGTGCCCACACCTCCGGATCGATCGGGGGCCATGGCTCCCCGGGGCGGTGGAGCGTGAGGTCGAGCCGGTAACGGAAGTCCTCTACTTCCTCATCCGCGAGATGGTTCACGACCTCGAGGATAGACCACTTGTCTCTGGCTGGCTTCCACCGCGCCTGCTCCTTGCTCACCCCTCGCGTGAGCGCGTCGAAGACGTCGGCGTTTGCGCGCAGGCGTTCGATGATGTCGTGTACTCGCACCGACCCTCCTCCTGGATCGGTGAAAGTTCACGCCCGGTCTCACTGTCCGCTAGAAGGCTTATTGTCACGGAGTTCCCATGAAGAGACCTCCCACGTTCCTCATGCTCTCATTGCTCATGGCAAGCACCCCTGCATCGAGCCAGACCCTGCCGGAAGGAGTCGAAAGGATCCGAATTCCGGTCGGAGACATGGTCTTCGACGCGCTCGCGGCCGGGCCGGAAGACGGTGAGCTCGTCTTGCTCTTACACGGTTTCCCGCAGTCCAGCTATCTCTACCGGAAACAGCTTCCGGTGCTCGCTGCGCAGGGATTCCGGGCAGTCGCGCCCGATCAGCGCGGCTACTCACCGGACGCCCGCCCGCCGGAAGTTTCAGATTACGCGATGGGCGACCTCGTCGGTGACGTGCTGGGCATGGCGACCGCACTCGGTGCCGAACGCTTCCACCTCGTGGGTCACGACTGGGGCGGCGCGGTAGCGTGGGTCGTCGGCTCAGCAGCGCCGCAGCGGGTGCGCTCGCTCGTTGCGCTCTCGACACCGCATGTCAGCGCGTTCGGTCGGGCGCTGGCCGAGGCTGGGGGGGAGCAGGCCCAAGCGTCATCATACTTTGCGGCCTTCCGCGCGGAAGGCTCCGAACGCCGCTTTCTCGAGAACGATGCGGCGCACTTCAAGGAGCTCCTCGGTCGGTGGGGCGGCATGCCCGAGGCCGACATCGAGACCTACCTCGATATCCTCGGGACCGAGGAGGCACTCGGTGCGGCACTGAACTGGTACCGGGCGGGAACGGGCGGCCCGACCCCCGCGACCCCACCACCACCCGCGATCGTGACCGTGCCCACACTGTACGTGTGGAGCACGAACGACGCCGCCTTCACGCGCGCCACCGCAGAAGCGTCCGCGGAGTTCGTCACCGGACCGTATCGCTTCGAGATCCTCGAAGGCATCAGCCACTGGATCGCCGAGGAAGCGCCGGAGCGCCTCAGCGAGTTGCTAGTCGAGCACCTTCAGCAGTGGCGGGGGCACTAGCACTCTACGAGTTGGATCGTGTCCGGACCGTTGGGAACGACACAGATGAACTCGAACGACTCCGCGCCTTCGTCTGCCTGGTACATGTGCGGGACCCCGGCCGGGATGTATACCACGTCGCCTTCCTTCACATGATGCACATCGTCGCCGATTTGAACACGCGCGCTTCCGCGCAGGACGTACTGTTCGTGCTCGACGGTGTTCGTGTGCATCGGCATGCCGCCGCCGGGCTCCATGATGAAGCGCCGCATGGCGAAGTTGGGTCCCTGCTCGGGTCCGATGAGCACCTGAGTCGTGGTCCCCGTGCCCGCCTTCACTTCCACGGCCGGAACGGTATCGACATGTCGTACGGACATCGGATGCCTCGCCTCGTTAGACGGTTCTTGAAGTAGAAACGTGGACAATCTATGGTGTAAGTCCGCGCGAAACGACTCCATCGGGTCGGTCCTGGTGGCGCGTAACGCGGGCAGAAAACTAGACACCGCGGCGACGCTCATGAGCACGAGCGACGCGATCGACAAGACCAGAGGATCGCGCGCGCTCACCTCGAACATGAAGGCTTCGAGCGCACTGCTGAGCGAGAGAGCCAGCACCACACCCGCTGCTGACGCGCCACGAGGTGTGACAACACGCCGTACGGTCCGAGACCGTCCAAGAGCACGGCCAGACCACCGAAGACGGAGAGCAGCAGAGCGGCGAAGCGCTCCTGAGCGATCCCCGCGCCGATGACTTCGCCGAGTGTCTGCGGTTGGAAGACGACCAACTCCGGATCGCCGTCGACCTTGACCATTGCATCGGATAAGCGGAGCCCCACAATGTGAGGGGCATACCAACCGTCGGCACAACCTGGAGCAACCTTTGAGCAGACTCTCTGATGCCGCCCGCCTGAGCGCCACACTCCTCCTCGCCCTGAGCGCGGCGTGCGCACCCGCCGAACCGCCGGCGGAAACGGTGGCGACATCGGCCACGTCGGTGACTCGGGCCGACAACGCGGACGCGCTCACACGCAAAGTACTGGTGATCGGGATCGACGGTATTCGACCGGACGTGCTCGCGGAGGTCGCCACGCCCAACCTGGACGCCCTCGCGGCCGAGGGGACCTTCACTGCCACGGCTCGGACCGGGTATCCCTCCGTGAGCGGCCCGGGATGGTCCTCCTTCTTGAGCGGCGTGTGGCCGGAGAAACACGGAGTGACCGACAACGAGTTCGGTGGCAAGCGGTACGACCTCTATCCCGACTTCCTGACGCGCATCGAGCAGGTGCGGCCGGAGCTGTCCACCTTCGTAGTGGCAGACTGGTTGCCTCTCGTACAGCAGGAAGACGGCATGCCCACGGTGAGCGACGCCGTCGACGTCCGTCACGTCCTAGACGGATACGAGCTCGGTTGGGCCGAGGCCGATAGCCGGTCCGTGGAATTGGCTACGGAGCACCTGGCGACAGCGGACCCCGACGCGCTCTTTGTCTACTTGGGCAATCCGGACGAGACGAGTCACCAGCACCGCTCGATCGGCGCCGAATACCGAGAGGCGGTGGCGCTGGCGGACCGCCACGTCGGTCAGCTCGTCGCGGCGGTGCGCGCCAGGGCTACATACGACACCGAGAACTGGCTGATCATCTCCAGCACCGATCATGGACGGACGTCCAACGGCGGGCACGGCGGAGATTCCGACGAGGAGCGTACGATCTACCTGCTCGTGAGCGGTCCCTCCGCGAAGCGCGGCCCGCTGTCCCAGCCGGCGTTCATCGTCGATGTCTCCGTGACCGCCCTCGTGCACCTGGGCATCAGCATCGATCCCTCCTGGCAGCTCGACGGCAAACCGGTTGGGATCCGCTAGCTTCGCTCTAGGGCGACCTATTGCTCTTCCATGGACCTCGTGCCCGAGGGCCTCGAGCCCGTGGACGATCCCCGTGACGTGCTCCCGCCCTTTCGTCTCCATCTGGATGACGATCCCCGCTGGACGGCCGCCATGTCGGCCCGGCCGGATCAGCCCCTCGGTCCCCACAACTGATCGAGGAGCTGCTGCTCGGTGTGATCCTGGACGTCACCGTCGGCTTCCGGCTGGAGCTCATGCGTCGCCTCGAGAGCGTAGGAACCGCCGAAGTCTTCCACCGCGATCGAATGCTCGCGGTTCCGACGGAAGCCGACCTCGTTCAATGCCCTCGAGTCGAAGTTGAGGTCCACACTCTGATACGATGTGCCGTAACGTCGGAGAATCATGCCGTGCCTCGATCGGGGGCGCGCAGAGCACCGGTTGGGAACGGTGGCATCAGGACCCGGGGTTGAGCAGCGCTTCCAGTTCTTCGGGCGTCAACTCGTCGGCTGCCTTGGAACCCATGCCGTGGGGCGACCGGGACTTGCGCCCGCGCCGTGCGGCCGAACGCGACTCGGTCTGAGGCGTTCCCGCGTAGTCGAACTCGGGAAGGTGAATCTTCTCCACGCTTCGACCCAAGCGATGCTCCAAACTCTTCAGCGCGCCGAGATCCGAAGCGGTCACGAGCGTGACCGCAGTCCCGGTCGCCCCCGCGCGACCCGTGCGACCGATCCGGTGCACGTAGTCCTCCGGATCGAGCGGGACGTCGTAGTTCACCACGTGGCTGATGCCCTCGACGTCGAGGCCACGCTGCGCGACATCGGTCGCCACTAGCACGCGCACCTTTCCGGTCGCAAAGCGGTCCAGCGCACGGGTCCGATACTTCATCTGACGGTTCGAGTGCATGACGTCGGCCTGGATGCCCTCACGTTGCAAGCGCCCCTCGAGCACATCGGCGCCAGCCTTCGTCCGCGTGAAGATCAGCACCTGGTCCCATCCAGGCTCGTTGATCAGCTTGAGCAGCAAGTCGGGTTTTTTCTCCGGCTTCACCGAGTAGAAAAATTCCTCGATGCCGTCGGCGGTCGTACCGGACGGGGCCGCCTCGATCCACACAGCGTCCTGAGTGAAGCGCAGCGCGAGGTCGTGCACACCGTGCGGCATGGTCGCGCTGAAGAGCATCGTCTGCCGCTTCCTTGGCATACCTCGCAAAACGTCTTCGATCTGAGGCCTGAATCCCATGTCGAGCATTCTGTCGGCCTCGTCCAGCACGAGATAGCCGACTTTGCTCAGGTCCACTCGCCCAGACTGCATGTGGTCGATGAAACGGCCGGGAGTAGCCACGATCACCTCGAAGCCGTCTTCGAGCGCTTTGATCTGGGAGCCGTAGCCCACGCCTCCGAAAATGGCCTCGCTTCGGATGCTCGTGCCTTTCGCAAGCGCCGCCACGTCGTCCGAAACCTGCTGCGCGAGCTCTCGTGTCGGGCACAGCGCGAGCACCTGCAACCCTTCCCCAGCCCGTATGCGCTCCAGGGCCGGAATCATGAACGCCCCCGTCTTCCCCGTGCCCGTTTGCGCGATCCCGACCACGTCCGCGCCGTCTAGGCCCGCAGGGATCGCCTTCACCTGAATCGGCGTCGGCGTCTCCCACCCGAGAGCCTCGATCGCCGCGAGGCGCTCGTCGGAGAGCTTCATGTCTGTGAATCGAGCGATGTCCACTGGGTCTCTCGAAGGCGCAAAGGTCATGCCGAAACCAAGCGCTTCGACACACGTAAGACAGGTGGCAAAAAAAAGGTAACCGGCTTTCTTGCCAAGGGTGTAACACGGCGACAACTTGGCCGCGTCAGAACGTGCTTCGCCTCCACCTGATCACTCGACTCTTACCGGATCCAACCGCCAAATGGACGCGAACGACGCCTCGTCGTCCCGCACATCCGTTCTTTTCGTCTGCCTCGGCAACATTTGTCGATCACCGCTCGCGGAGGGCGTCTTCCGGCACCTCGTTGAGCAGGAAGGGCTAGGAGACCGATTCGAGATCGACTCGGCGGGCACCGGTGCGTGGCACGTCGGGGAGCGCGCGGACGCCCGCTCTACGCTCGTCGCCGAGCAGCACGGAATCGAATTGAATTCCCGCGCGCGGCAGGTGCAGCCGGAAGACTTCGAGCGCTTCGATTACATCATCGCGATGGACCGCGACAACCTGCGCACGCTCGAGCGCATGAGTGAGACCAACGGATCCGGGGCGCACATCGAGCTCCTGCGCATGTACGAAGCAGAACGCGACGGAGACGAGGTTCCCGATCCCTACTACGGGGGGGCGAGCGGCTTCGAGAACGTTTACAAGATGGTCAAGCGGTCCTGTAGGGGTCTGCTCGAGCGGCTGCGCGCCGCCTAGCCGCTTCCGATGCATCTGCTGCCGACTCCGCTGAGACAACAGGTGGAGTCGGCGCTTGGGCACCAGATCACGCGGAGCGTTCTTGCGTCCGGCGGGTGCATCAACAACGGTGCTCGGCTCGATACGCGAGCTGGCGGTTCCTTCTTCTTGAAGTGGAACGACGCGGCACCGCTCGAGATGTTCGAGGCCGAAGCAGATGGGCTGGAGGCGTTGAGGCGCGCGTGCACAGTTCGCGTTCCCGAGCCCCTCGACCGGGGTGGCGGCGACGGCACGTCGCCCTGGCTTCTGCTGGAATACGTGGGCTCAGGAGCGCCAGCGGCCGACTACCCGGAGAGGTTGGGTGCCTCGCTGGCGGAGCTCCACCAAGCCGAGCTCGGGCCACCGTTCGGGTGGGGGCGGGACAACTGGATCGGGTCGCTGGCGCAGGCGAACGAAGAACGGGGTGACTGGGGCGACTTCTGGCGGGACCTGCGAATCGTGCCCCAGTTGCAGCTCGCCCGCTCGAGGGGCTTCTTGAGCGGCGATACCATGGATCGACTAGTCGACGTGATCCCAGACGCTCTGGCTGACGTCGAGCGGGGTGGACTACTGCACGGCGACCTTTGGAGCGGAAACGCCTATGCGACGGTGGACGGAGACCCAGTGATCATCGACCCGGCCGTGTTTCGGGGCGATGGCGAGGTGGATCTGGCGATGACCGAGCTATTTGGAGGCTTCGGGCGCCGCTTCTACGAGGCATACAACGCCGCCCGGCCCATCAGTCGAGAGTACGAGGTGTTCAGGCGTGACCTATACCAGCTCTACTATCTGTTGGTGCACGTGAACCTGTTTGGGGCCTCGTACGAGGGCGGCTCGCTCGCTGCGGCCTCACGCGTCTTGAACGCCTTCGGTTAAGCCGCGGCTCCGGCCGCAACCATCGCGGCGATGCGGCTGAAGGCCTCCTCCAGCACGGCGTCGGACACCGCGAAGCTCATCCGCACCCACCGGTCATCCCCGAACGCCGCCCCAGGAACGAGCGCCACACCCTGCCCCTCGAGTAGACGCGAGCACCACGCTGTAGCGTCCGGGATCTCGTCATCGAAAAAGCCGTCGACGCGAAAGTAGAGGTAGAAGGCTCCGTGCGGGCGGGTGTACGGCACGCCCGGCAACAGTTCGTCCATGCGCGCCGTCACTAGATCCCTCCGACGCGTGAACGCGACGCCCATCTCAGCGATCGACGCCCGCGCCTCTTCGACGTTGGAGAACGCCTCGAGCCCAGCGACTTGAGACGGAGTCGTCGTGTTCGAAGTGATCTGACTCTGGAGCGCCGTGAACTTCTGGGAGACTTCAACGCTCGCGTACGAGAAACCGAGACGCCAGCCCGTCATCGCGTAGCTCTTCGAGACCCCGTCTATGAGCACAAAGTCGCCGAGCGCAGACTCGGGCAGCTCCAAGATGCCCGGCGCAGCGTCGCGGTCCCCATCGTGGTAGATGTTGCGGTAGATCTCGTCGCTGACGAGCCATATGCTCCGGTCGCGCGCCCAGACCGTGATCGCCTCTAGCTCCTCCAGCGAATATACGGCGCCCGTGGGGTTGCACGGCGAGTTGATGATGAGCCCACGCGTGTGCTCGGAACGAGCCGCTTCAAGCTCGTCCGTCGTGACCTTGAAGCCGCTCGACTCTGCCCCAAACACCGCCTTGGGCTCGGCTCGCGCGATGTTGACCTGATCCGGGTACGTGGTCCAATACGGCGCGGCGATGAGGACCTCGTCTCCGGGCCCGAAGAGCGTGAAGATCGTGTTGAAGAGTGCCTGCTTCGCACCCGAAGTCACGACGACTCCGGTCCATTCCAACTCGCGACCCGCTTGCTCACTCAAGTGGGCCGCGATCGCTTTCCGGAGTTCGGGCAGCCCCGCTGGAGGCGTGTATCGTGTCCGGCCGGCGCGTATGCCGTCGATGCCCGCTTTGCAGATGAATTCCGGCGTGTCGAAGTCCGGCTCTCCCCCAGCGAGATTCAGGATGTCTCGGCCTTCGGCCGCCAATGTCTTCGCAAGCATGCTGACCGCGATCGTCGCGGAGGGCTTGAGCTTCTCGACATTCGCACTGAACTGCATCGTGAGCCTCATTGTGTAAGCTGTGAGATCAGAATATGGAGTCGCTGCGTACGGGGAGGAAGCACGCTGCGGGGTGGTCCCGCCACGCAGCCATGAACACCTTTGGTGCGCCATGAACGACCAGAGTCTCCGATTCTTCTTCGACGCTGTCGACCCGCTTTCCTTTGCGATGCACCATGCGCTTAGGACCGCGGAAGAGCAGAGGGACGTTCGTGCGGTGCGTACGCCGATCGAGGGGTACCCAGCCGACGCCCCGCTGACCGACACGCGGGATCCCTTCTGGCAGACGCGTTGGTCCCAGGGTCAGCGACTGGCTGAGAGGATGGGCTTCTCGCTGGTGCGACCCGACCTCGTACCGCGTTCTCGAAAGGCGCACGAGCTACTTCTGCACGCGAAAGGATTCGAGCTCGGACGCCCGGCTCTCGACGCCATATTCGCCGCCTACTTCCTGGAGGGCCGTGACATCGGACGCATTGACGTGCTCGTCGACATCGCGCACTCGCTGGGTCTGGACCTCGCCGAAAGCAAGGCCGTGCTCGACGTGGATCGCTATGAGGCCGACATCCTGAGAGCCCGCCAACAAGCCGTCGAAGCCGGCGTGACATCCGCTCCGGCGCTGGTCACACTCACGAGTACACTTCAGGGCTTCCACAACCAGGCGGCCATCGGCACCTTACTCGACGGCCGTTGAGGGCAGGACGGCCACCGCTACCCGAACCCTACAGTGCGGACATGGCTGGATACCAGCGCAAGACGGCGCTCTCGCCGAGTGAGGTCCTGGCAGAGGCAGAGGAGTTCCTCCCGGAGATGGTGGGCCTCTCGCAGTCGAAAAGCTCCGGCCACAGCGCCACGTACAACGGTGCGGAAGGTTCTGTAACCGTGACCGCACACCGTCATGGACCGTACACGGACGTGGTGGCGAATACTGACCGGCTTCGCACATCCAGGCTGGACTATGAGGTTCAGCGGCTTCTGAACCGCCTTCCGTACGAGCCAGGAGACAGAGGGGGCGCCGGGTCCGGCGAGCCTACCTGAAGTAGCCCGCGACATGGACTCTTTCGAAGAACTCGGGCTCGCACCCGAGCTGGTAGAGGCGCTCGCCCGAGACGGCCTCGAGCAGCCGACGTCGCTCCAGGAGGCAGCACTCCCCGTCATCCGACGAGCGAACAACCTCTTCCTGGCCGCCGGCCCCGGCAGCGGCGTCACGGTCGCGTGGGGTGCAGCGCTGCTGGACCGCGTCGAAGGCGAGGGAGACACGCCCAGGGTGGTCGTCCTCGCCCCTTCCCAAGACCGGGCCGATCAGCTCGCTCAGTCGATGGGTCGGCTTGCGGACAGTGCGGGGCACACGGTCGGGGCCCTCGGCTCTCATTGGGTACTTCCCGAGAGGGCGACGATGCTCTTCGGCACCCCGGCGGACGTGCTTGCTGCCGCGAAAAAGAGCGACATCAACCTCGAAGCCGTCGAGGCGATCGTCGTGGACCAGGCATCCAGCATCGACACCTTCGAGGGAATGGAGGCGACGGAGGCGATCCTCGAGTATCTGCCGAAGGAGGCGCAGCGCGTGGTCGTCGCCCAACCGATAACGCCCGGCGTGTCCAAGTTCCTCGAACGCCACGTGAAGCGTGCAGTCAGGATCCCAGCTGAGGACCGATCGGCGCAGGACGGACCCAAACGTGGCACCGTGCGATTCCGTATCGTTCCAGAGCCTCGTGAAGAGGCCGTGCTGGAGATGGTGAGTCACCTACTCGCCGATGAAGCGCGCCACGTGCTGGTCTTCTGCAGGAACGAAGATCGCGCCGCGGACGTGGGCGATCTGCTGACGCTGCACGGATTCGTGGCCGGCGCCCCAGGTGATGCTTCCGTGCCCGTTTGGCTCGGTGTGGACGCGCTGGCCGCCCGCGCCGAAGTCGGCGCCCACGAAGGCGTGAAGGTCGTGAGTTGCGACGCCCCTACCGACGCGGACGAATTGGATCGCCGGCACGGCGTGTCAGACGGGGGAATCGTCGTGATCCTCGCGCGTGAGGTGGCGCACCTTCGGGCCACGGCCCGCGCTGCTGGCTACACGGTAGTGCCCTTTCCGCCCGCGGTATCCAGCGGCTCCGCCGCGGTCGCCGGCCTCCAGGAGCAGCTCCGAGCCGCGCTGGAAGACGAGGACACGGCTCCCTATTTGTTGGCTCTCGAGCCCCTGTTCGAAGAGCACGACCCGGCTGAGGTGGCCGCTGCCGCGGTCGCGCTGCTCAGGAAGAAGACGCCCCCCACCGCCCCGCCCGCCCCTGAGTCGTCGACTACCGGGGCAGCGGCGCCCGCGTGGGCCAAGCTTTTCTTCGGTGTGGGAGAGCGCGACGGTCTCAGCACGGGCGACCTGCTCGGTGCGATCACGGGCGAAGCCGACGTTCCGGGCACCTCCGTGGGCCGCATCGACATCAAGGAGAGCCACACGCTCGTGGAGGTGCACGCCGAGGTGGCGAGGAAGGTCATCACAGCGCTCAACGGCACCACGATCCGCGGTCGTGCGGTCCGAGCGGATTTCGACAGACCCAGGCGGGGCACCGGCGGCGCCCGAAAGGGGCCGCCACGGCGCTAGCGCGGTCGCGGGTTGGTGGGTAAGCGACCCCGGTAGGAAACACAGAGAGGCCGCGTCACCAAGGAGTGACGCGGCCTCTCTGTGTCAGGCGTGCCAACCGGTGCGGCGCGGGTCAGCCCAGCCTTTCCGCGACGAAGCGCTCAGCCCCCTTTGACCGTGTCCTTGAGTCCCTTACCAGCGCGGAACCCGGGGGTCTTCGTCGCGGTAATGTGGATCGTTTGACCCGTGCGCGGGTTGCGGCCCATGCGCGCCTTGCGGTGTTTGGCTTCGAAGGTGCCGAAACCTGTGATCTGTACGCGGCGATCGCCCCTCAGAGCCGTAGCGATAATGCCATCGCTCGGCGAGAAAAGCGCATCCACAGCCCGCGATGCATCGGCCTTCGTCATGCCGGTTGCCCCGGCGAGGGCGTCCACGAGATCGGACTTGTTCATCTGGCTGCTCCTGTAACAAGAATGGGTTGTCCCGTCACGGCCGAAGCCGCCCTACGTGCAGGCCTGGAGAGCTTTCTCCTAGGAGGTGCCGACCACCTGAAAAGCCGCACTACTCAAGTGTTTCTGCACCCTGCGGGTCACAATTGAACCAACGGTAAGCGACACTTACGGAAGCGTCAAGGGAAAAAACGGCCGAAAGGCCGCGTGTTTCCTAGCTTCCTGGCGGGTCGCGCCCCTCCGATTCGCCGATTTGGCTCCCTGAACCGCAGCCGATTCTCGCCCAGACGGTCATCACCTTGACCGCTGTGGGATACTCGGAGGTCTTCGACAAGTGGTGAGCCCCAACGTCAGCGCCGCGATCCCCATGGCGTCTGTGCTTCTCAGGCCATCGGTGGGGGTCCTTTTCCCTCGAAAGTCGAGCTCGGTCCTACGCCTCCGCCTCACGCTTTTCGCGGTGACGCCGAAACATCGTGAAGAAGAAAAACACGACAGCCGCGATCAGCGCGAACTTAACCGTCATCGCGAACAAGCCCACGATCAAAGCGAAGAGTGGGAACATGATCATGGCGAGCAACTTGATCAGCACTAGCCCGGTCACACCGGCAATCGAAAGCGTAGCGAACGTCCGCATTCTATCCCTCCGAAACCTCTACTATGTTATGTCTGTGTGTGGATCCTTACGCAGGCTGGCACGACGGTGTTTCGTCGTCAAACCCGGCTACTTATATCGGTATGTGACCCGACCGCGGCTGAGGTCGTACGGCGACAGCTCGCACTT includes the following:
- a CDS encoding DsbA family protein, with translation MNDQSLRFFFDAVDPLSFAMHHALRTAEEQRDVRAVRTPIEGYPADAPLTDTRDPFWQTRWSQGQRLAERMGFSLVRPDLVPRSRKAHELLLHAKGFELGRPALDAIFAAYFLEGRDIGRIDVLVDIAHSLGLDLAESKAVLDVDRYEADILRARQQAVEAGVTSAPALVTLTSTLQGFHNQAAIGTLLDGR
- a CDS encoding HU family DNA-binding protein: MNKSDLVDALAGATGMTKADASRAVDALFSPSDGIIATALRGDRRVQITGFGTFEAKHRKARMGRNPRTGQTIHITATKTPGFRAGKGLKDTVKGG
- a CDS encoding DbpA RNA binding domain-containing protein, with product MDSFEELGLAPELVEALARDGLEQPTSLQEAALPVIRRANNLFLAAGPGSGVTVAWGAALLDRVEGEGDTPRVVVLAPSQDRADQLAQSMGRLADSAGHTVGALGSHWVLPERATMLFGTPADVLAAAKKSDINLEAVEAIVVDQASSIDTFEGMEATEAILEYLPKEAQRVVVAQPITPGVSKFLERHVKRAVRIPAEDRSAQDGPKRGTVRFRIVPEPREEAVLEMVSHLLADEARHVLVFCRNEDRAADVGDLLTLHGFVAGAPGDASVPVWLGVDALAARAEVGAHEGVKVVSCDAPTDADELDRRHGVSDGGIVVILAREVAHLRATARAAGYTVVPFPPAVSSGSAAVAGLQEQLRAALEDEDTAPYLLALEPLFEEHDPAEVAAAAVALLRKKTPPTAPPAPESSTTGAAAPAWAKLFFGVGERDGLSTGDLLGAITGEADVPGTSVGRIDIKESHTLVEVHAEVARKVITALNGTTIRGRAVRADFDRPRRGTGGARKGPPRR